A stretch of the Thiomicrorhabdus indica genome encodes the following:
- a CDS encoding hybrid sensor histidine kinase/response regulator, which translates to MSCLNVDIFPEPCLVTYLDHSIVHMNLEARELLFGSNSSETTQERTDWQSFLEMDINNALKLLDSKQIPTESTFKTRLLTNNAINIQLKFKKVLIEKSFYLIYTIRDLSEETLFENALKEQQKLLRTVIDESPDVIIMKNWQGNFVLCNRTVANLYKTTPEEMIGRDDGYFTGNEQQNRFFRENVQAIMRKMETEIVYENSTNAETGEIRHFQSIKKPLLNDKGEKQILVIAHDITDIVRARESIEESEKRYSYVMDATLEGIWDWDVTTGALRHNDRWYEILGQEELETPSTVERFINKLHPEDRELVMQRVKACLDGEQEYYYSEHRMLKVDGSSTWVQDRGKVVERAEDGTPLRMVGSFTEINRRKIDEQNLRAAKKQAEAASHAKSEFLANMSHEIRTPLNGVLGLVEQLLDEQLSPDQRQRLDMVHSSGELLLNILNDILDFSKIEAGKVELDEHSFSLKAAVEDTVGLMLAPAKAKGLELSAQISPKIDWILGDSHKIKQILTNLVGNAIKFTENGEIKIRVSQLDQRYRISVEDTGCGIEENEIQKLFQDFQQVDASTTRRYGGTGLGLSISKKLVGLMHGDIGVESTVGEGSVFWIDLPLVVSELRTASINKESEKKDAAPKNKLVGKKALLVEDNIVNQKVAEAFLRKLGMQCAVAENGEQAIKIVAEQSFDLVLMDCQMPVMDGFEATEKIRKGDAGEESRKIPIVALTANVMDEDKKRCEASGMDGLIRKPIKLEQMMSEIQKAFQIRS; encoded by the coding sequence ATGTCTTGTCTAAACGTTGATATTTTTCCCGAGCCATGTCTTGTGACATATTTGGATCACAGTATTGTTCATATGAACCTTGAAGCCAGAGAGCTTCTTTTTGGTTCCAATTCATCTGAAACAACTCAAGAAAGAACTGATTGGCAGAGCTTCTTAGAAATGGATATCAACAATGCATTGAAATTGCTTGATAGCAAACAGATACCTACGGAATCGACATTCAAAACTCGTTTGTTGACGAATAATGCAATTAACATACAACTGAAATTCAAAAAAGTCCTGATTGAAAAATCTTTTTATCTCATCTACACCATTCGAGATTTAAGCGAAGAAACGCTATTTGAAAACGCTTTAAAAGAGCAGCAGAAATTGTTGCGTACAGTGATTGATGAAAGTCCCGATGTAATTATCATGAAAAACTGGCAAGGTAACTTTGTTCTTTGTAACCGCACTGTGGCGAACCTTTATAAAACAACCCCAGAAGAGATGATTGGCCGTGATGATGGATATTTCACTGGTAATGAGCAGCAGAACCGTTTCTTTCGTGAAAATGTACAAGCAATCATGCGCAAGATGGAAACAGAAATTGTTTATGAGAACTCCACTAATGCTGAAACAGGGGAAATTCGTCATTTCCAGTCGATAAAAAAGCCTCTGTTAAATGATAAAGGTGAAAAGCAGATATTGGTTATTGCCCATGATATTACCGATATTGTTCGTGCCCGGGAAAGTATTGAGGAGAGTGAAAAGCGTTATTCCTATGTCATGGATGCAACATTGGAAGGTATTTGGGATTGGGATGTCACTACTGGCGCACTTCGGCACAATGATCGTTGGTACGAAATCTTGGGTCAAGAAGAGCTTGAAACCCCATCAACCGTTGAACGATTTATTAATAAACTTCATCCAGAAGATCGCGAATTAGTCATGCAAAGAGTAAAAGCCTGTTTGGATGGTGAGCAAGAATATTATTACTCAGAGCATCGAATGCTCAAGGTGGATGGCAGTTCTACTTGGGTTCAAGATCGAGGCAAAGTTGTAGAACGTGCAGAAGACGGAACCCCTTTGCGCATGGTTGGGTCTTTTACGGAAATTAATCGTCGAAAAATTGATGAACAAAACTTACGTGCTGCTAAAAAACAAGCAGAAGCCGCCAGTCATGCTAAGAGTGAGTTTCTGGCCAATATGTCGCATGAAATTCGTACACCTCTTAATGGAGTTTTAGGACTAGTAGAGCAATTGCTAGACGAGCAGCTTAGTCCAGATCAGCGTCAGCGACTGGATATGGTTCATAGTAGTGGCGAACTTCTATTGAATATTCTGAATGATATTTTAGATTTCTCAAAAATTGAAGCAGGAAAAGTTGAGCTAGATGAGCACAGCTTTTCTTTGAAAGCAGCGGTAGAAGACACTGTGGGCTTAATGCTGGCACCAGCTAAAGCAAAAGGACTGGAGTTATCCGCACAGATATCCCCGAAGATTGATTGGATACTTGGTGATTCCCATAAAATTAAGCAAATATTGACTAATTTAGTTGGAAATGCGATCAAGTTCACTGAAAACGGCGAGATTAAAATTCGTGTTAGTCAACTTGATCAACGCTATCGAATTTCAGTGGAAGATACTGGCTGTGGTATCGAAGAAAATGAAATTCAAAAATTGTTTCAGGACTTTCAACAGGTGGATGCTTCAACCACACGACGTTATGGAGGAACGGGATTAGGTCTATCGATTAGTAAGAAGTTGGTCGGCCTTATGCATGGTGATATTGGAGTGGAGTCAACGGTAGGTGAAGGCTCTGTTTTTTGGATAGACCTTCCTTTGGTGGTCAGCGAATTACGCACTGCTTCGATTAATAAAGAATCAGAGAAAAAAGATGCTGCACCTAAGAACAAATTAGTTGGCAAGAAAGCTCTTTTAGTGGAAGACAATATCGTTAACCAAAAAGTCGCGGAGGCCTTTTTACGCAAATTGGGCATGCAGTGTGCCGTTGCTGAAAATGGTGAACAGGCAATTAAAATCGTAGCGGAACAATCATTTGATTTGGTGTTAATGGATTGCCAAATGCCAGTAATGGATGGTTTTGAAGCTACGGAAAAGATTCGTAAAGGGGACGCAGGGGAAGAGAGTCGCAAGATTCCGATCGTTGCTCTAACCGCCAATGTCATGGATGAAGATAAGAAACGTTGTGAGGCATCCGGTATGGATGGCTTGATTCGAAAACCTATTAAACTTGAACAAATGATGTCTGAAATTCAAAAAGCGTTTCAAATTCGATCTTAA